Proteins found in one Nymphalis io chromosome 4, ilAglIoxx1.1, whole genome shotgun sequence genomic segment:
- the LOC126781910 gene encoding uncharacterized protein LOC126781910 produces MEYHNINNTLFDAERVTSTYAEIFLDENSASRICDDEASIEEVSTKKSFVQKLDQKDEWISPSDLLVTVVKLVPPFTSKITRGKTHEGILDIGNTVLEKERAKFLKSLEALVHDNDASWANILAHEKQEVIKKVKNIFRNIYKHKSDIMKYEISMFYESSLQDLEKHLNSEVQSKIQTAYANIISDLNIQIQNNLLKERKKLENILKKKFTIEVTKLKKYYSLLLRNELHRNKILIVQAIQERNDAIKAFYKQIEAERITSTMYVMSLERKKCNIRRILLENLQTDEIRTKRKKIEEKAEVIESFKRKYVGMLDINKHWEQKIKKILQLFLKFISFSLKILPEQTTFLLDLEKLMMLQLIEIKKNPVMCTTILKSDDIDSNVFQFEQSEQEIPVCDKNPFIVVGDSSDPIPKAYGSRETLPSDVDLPYFRVGRQYFYAKCHGYEGIKKYLESQKCKCRIPRELSPPKKVSHVKIPSKTTSESIKKESSLESLLLEDIARLEDCPVRKCTNWIKTNSFPNLANYLEYTQENYERVTTILESRIYPDSEMEMTPYFINPKDIAYSELPFSATKERHHSVGTQYLSSEDLSLPKKSCPCVDDILEKDMHINSKINCTLKTSYYEINAILAKRNKSLERLMDKNPNLLKMFTDESFDYKL; encoded by the coding sequence ATGgagtatcataatattaataacacacTCTTTGATGCTGAAAGAGTGACAAGTACTTACGCTGAGATTTTTTTGGATGAAAACAGCGCCTCTAGAATTTGTGATGATGAAGCTTCTATTGAAGAAGTTTCAACCAAAAAATCGTTTGTGCAAAAATTAGATCAAAAAGACGAATGGATATCGCCCAGCGATCTTCTTGTGACTGTAGTAAAATTGGTTCCGCCGTTTACATCAAAAATTACTCGAGGCAAAACTCATGAAGGAATATTAGACATTGGTAATACAGTTTTAGAAAAGGAACGTGCAAAATTTTTGAAATCCTTAGAAGCATTAGTGCATGACAACGACGCTTCTTGGGCGAACATATTGGCTCATGAAAAACAggaagtaattaaaaaagttaaaaatatttttcgaaatatatacaaacacaagagtgatattatgaaatatgagATATCTATGTTTTACGAATCTTCGTTACAAGATTTGGAAAAGCATTTAAACTCAGAAGTACAATCAAAAATACAAACAGCCTACGCGAATATTATATctgatttaaatattcaaattcaaaataacttactaaaagaaagaaaaaagctcgaaaacattttgaaaaaaaagtttactattgaagttacaaaattaaaaaaatactattcacTTTTACTACGTAATGAATTGcatagaaataaaatactaatagtcCAAGCTATTCAGGAGAGAAATGATGCAATAAAagcattttataaacaaatcgaAGCGGAAAGAATTACTAGCACTATGTATGTAATGAGCTTAGAGAGAAAAAAATGCAACATCCGAAGAATACTGCTAGAAAATTTACAAACTGATGAAATACGAactaaacgtaaaaaaatagaagaaaaagCTGAAGTTATAGAAAGTTTCAAACGAAAATATGTAGGAATGttagatattaataaacattgggaacagaaaattaaaaaaatcttgcagctgtttttaaaatttataagtttttcacttaaaattttacCTGAACaaacaacttttttattagACTTGGAAAAATTGATGATGTTGCAattgattgaaattaaaaaaaatccagtaATGTGTactacaattttaaaaagtgaTGATATTGATTCAAATGTATTTCAATTTGAGCAGTCAGAGCAAGAAATACCGGTGTGTGATAAGAATCCATTTATTGTAGTTGGTGATTCATCAGATCCTATTCCTAAGGCTTATGGAAGTCGAGAGACGTTACCATCTGATGTTGACTTACCATATTTTAGAGTTGGAAGACAATACTTTTACGCAAAGTGTCATGGATATgaaggtataaaaaaatatttggaatcacaaaaatgtaaatgtcGTATTCCACGCGAACTATCTCCGCCGAAGAAAGTAAGTCATGTTAAGATACCATCTAAAACGACCAGTGAATCGATTAAAAAAGAGTCTTCTTTAGAGTCATTATTACTGGAAGACATCGCACGTCTTGAAGATTGTCCAGTGAGGAAATGTACAAACTGGATAAAAACTAATTCTTTTCCGAATTTAGCAAACTATTTAGAATATACTCAAGAAAACTACGAACGAGTAACTACCATTCTAGAATCTAGAATCTATCCAGATTCTGAAATGGAAATGACCCCGTACTTTATTAACCCTAAAGATATCGCATATAGTGAGCTGCCGTTTTCTGCAACCAAAGAGCGTCATCACTCTGTTGGGACACAGTATTTAAGTTCAGAAGATCTAAGCTTGCCAAAAAAAAGTTGTCCCTGTGTTGACGATATACTTGAAAAAGATATGCACATCAACTCTAAGATCAACTGTACTTTAAAAACATCTTACTATGAAATTAATGCAATACTAGCAAAACGTAACAAATCATTAGAGCGATTAATGGATAAAAatccaaatttattaaaaatgtttacagaCGAATCTTTcgattataaattgtaa
- the LOC126768200 gene encoding uncharacterized protein LOC126768200: MNNKCYSKAKAPREILNVKPSRYEGSEVIRSNKKYWSNVFNALSETNKEPMQENDINCLSEILPNELCNKVCNILHINLKTKQLKETGNIEEHKTRRIVKESLLSCRKTITINRELDSDTDVEFISSDEEDQKRNIHRDFLRKPIREQITWATHYLEPEKEDEKSLVKKADDLTDRITQNFCDYMKQLGGDQQSQLFTPKAIKELFQVEFDTHVARSLQVVPKELPTVEERIANVTENPEKSKFAALGREISKDIKAERRADHLRAFNRSLPNKKQWRAPRNETKDMWRSARHVPKDLVTLKAVWEGITNLRSVKEYCRWMIEHPEYRRAPYLRSLGMFDSVVLDARLTFELQQQNMSPPLTSPTDIPAPIDHIRKRLSELADANVDG; the protein is encoded by the exons atgaataataagtgTTATAGTAAAGCAAAAGCACCGCGAGAGATCTTGAACGTAAAACCATCCAGATATGAAGGATCTGAAGTTATTCGCAGTAACAAGAAGTACTGGAGCAATGTTTTTAACGCATTATCAGAAACTAATAAAGAACCA ATGCAAGAAAATGACATCAACTGTTTATCGGAAATTCTACCGAACGAGCTATGTAATAAAGTTTGtaatatattgcatataaatttaaaaacaaaacaattaaaagaaaCAGGAAATATCGAAG agCATAAAACTCGTAGAATAGTAAAAGAATCGCTGTTATCATGCAGGAaaactataactataaataGAGAGTTGGACTCTGATACTGACGTCGAATTTATCTCAAG TGATGAAGAAGACCAAAAGCGGAATATTCATAGAGATTTTTTAAGGAAACCAATTAGAGAGCAAATCACGTGGGCTACGCACTATCTTGAACCAGAAAAAGAAGATGAAAAGAGCTTAGTAAAAAAAGCTGACGATCTCACTGAcaga ATAACACAAAACTTTTGTGATTATATGAAACAACTAGGCGGTGATCAGCAATCACAACTTTTTACACCAAAAGCTATAAAGGAACTCTTTCAG gttGAATTTGACACCCACGTGGCTCGCAGTCTTCAAGTTGTACCGAAAGAATTGCCCACAGTTGAAGAACGAATCGCGAATGTCACTGAAAATCCAGAG aaatcGAAGTTCGCTGCTCTCGGACGTGAGATATCAAAAGACATAAAGGCGGAACGTCGGGCTGATCATCTACGAGCCTTTAATCGCAGTCTTCCAAATAAGAAGCAATGGCGTGCTCCTCGTAACGAAACAAAAGATATGTGGCGATCAGCTCGCCATGTACCGAAAGACCTCGTTACTTTGAAAGCAGTTTGGGAAGGCATTACCAACcttag aagTGTCAAAGAATACTGTCGTTGGATGATAGAACATCCCGAGTATCGTAGAGCTCCTTACCTGAGAAGCCTCGGTATGTTCGATTCTGTGGTTCTTGACGCGAGGTTGACCTTCGAACTGCAACAGCAAAATATGTCACCGCCCCTAACGTCTCCTACAGACATCCCTGCGCCCATCGACCATATTCGCAAGCGGTTGTCGGAACTAGCTGACGCTAACGTTGATGGATAG
- the LOC126768187 gene encoding uncharacterized protein LOC126768187 — protein sequence MTQGVSESDNKMEFETVLNNELGQFGMYQLINILLLAVPAAASGFMAGDYVFTATMPCGKRPLIKLWDRPKDLRVIKPSRYEQNEASVKVHWKNVLRELELSYKDETFWNSHGDMVRELVGPKIFSRIVKIFKLSLRDKPYEPRSETSLEPSDIYYQTTNVVSEGPIRPSFSMSDFDPSMYVDTDEEDNQEMEGEESEAWTISSSSSDLRKSSRSKSILRTKSLSTAKSVSKSFSKFLSKKSLTRHSKLLKSTPSSVGELASTLDDLEVQMSEKPKKRMSTHSHKSKKNPHFEMLYCNKSETDMIKWKSHYKQKSFEVSASDEFSKKAEILTKKIAQEFYDWWVGLGNVEFKSEIRRPEDIEDLFQVWFDEHASRGLVLDHKILPCVLKTIAEFVGVRKASCPKVLKRQIKDDVHAETSPAHTMAFGTCLPQDMKHIPPKNNTKEMWHGVKIPEDLRSMACVWDDIQHLTSTKAFHKWLQKRPHLAMPPFLKSLEAPGEKKQPFVVPSDYIIKFKAGTSTQDLALPVSEFSLELKEVLSKLLND from the exons ATGACTCAAGGTGTTAGTGAAAGTGATAATAAAATGGAGTTTGAGACGGTATTAAATAATGAGTTAGGACAGTTTGGAATGTAtcaattaatcaatatattattgttagcaGTGCCGGCCGCCGCTTCGGGTTTTATGGCAGGCGACTATGTATTTACAGC tactatgcCGTGTGGAAAGAgacctttaataaaattatgggATAGACCTAAAGATCTTAGAGTGATAAAACCATCTCGTTACGAGCAAAACGAAGCATCTGTCAAAGTTCACtggaaaaatgttttaagagaATTAGAACTGTCGTATAAAGATGAAACG ttttggaACTCGCATGGCGATATGGTTCGTGAACTTGTCGGTCCGAAAATTTTCAGCAGAATCGTCAAGATATTCAAGTTGTCTTTGAGAGACAAACCATACGAACCTCGTTCAGAAACATCTCTCGAACCTTCCGATATTTATTATCAGACTACTAATGTCGTATCTGAA GGTCCAATACGTCCGTCGTTTTCTATGAGTGATTTTGATCCGTCTATGTATGTAGACACAGATGAAGAAGACAATCAAGAGATGGAAGGAGAAGAATCAGAAGCTTGGACTATATCGTCATCGTCGTCTGATTTAAGAAAGTCGTCACGTTCTAAATCTATACTTAGAACAAAATCATTGAGTACAGCAAAATCTGTGTCTAAGTCATTCTCaaagtttttatcaaaaaaatctttaactaGACATTCTAAGCTTTTAAAATCTACCCCATCCAGTGTGGGCGAACTCGCTTCAACTTTGGACGATTTGGAAGTACAAATGAGCGAAAAACCAAAGAA GCGTATGTCGACTCACAGTCACAAAAGCAAGAAAAATCCTCATTTCGAAATGCTGTATTGTAATAAATCGGAGACTGATATGATCAAGTGGAAATCTCACTACAAGCAAAAAAGCTTCGAAGTTTCCGCGTCTGATGAATTTAGTAAAAAAGCTGAAATTTTAACAAAgaag ATTGCTCAGGAGTTCTATGACTGGTGGGTCGGATTGGGCAATGTGGAATTCAAAAGCGAAATCAGACGGCCAGAAGATATCGAAGATCTGTTCCAA GTCTGGTTCGACGAGCACGCATCGCGTGGCTTGGTACTTGATCACAAAATATTACCTTGTGTATTAAAAACTATCGCTGAATTTGTTGGCGTGAGAAAG GCGTCGTGTCCAAAAGTGCTGAAACGACAGATTAAAGATGACGTACACGCAGAAACCAGTCCAGCGCATACTATGGCTTTCGGCACATGTCTTCCGCAGGATATGAAGCACATTCCTCCTAAGAATAACACAAAGGAGATGTGGCACGGTGTCAAGATACCAGAAGACCTTCGGTCCATGGCTTGCGTCTGGGATGATATACAGCATCTGAC GTCAACGAAGGCGTTCCATAAATGGCTACAAAAGAGGCCTCATTTAGCAATGCCTCCTTTCTTGAAATCTCTCGAAGCTCCCGGCGAAAAGAAGCAACCATTTGTCGTACCctcagattatattataaaattcaaagcaGGAACATCTACGCAAGACTTAGCATTACCCGTATCAGAATTCTCCCTTGAATTAAAAGAAGTGCTCAGCAAACTTCTCAAtgactaa
- the LOC126768192 gene encoding solute carrier family 22 member 3-like: MAGDYVFTAGKLPYRCAVPLCDHQPPDYSPEWILNAIPERSTGFEDCSRYANIINTTTLPNNTCSADLFNRSMTIPCDGYVYSRTNTVVYDFGLECQEWLRALAGTLNSLGAMIALPLAGFVSDYFGRRISVVFFAFNVALVGLVKAFSVNYTMYVVLQFLHTAIGGGLYSAAYILATELVGPKFRVPTSATMSSMFALGQALLGGIAAAVPEWRKLTLTLFIPVFSILSYYWIVSESHRWLLSKNKNYEARSVLEKAAKLNKRIISENAMTILLTSIPKLSKEKSDISNKPLFIRVLKSPVMLRRCCTTPVYWIATTFIYYGLSINSVSLSGNMYLNYVLTALIEIPGYWTAFLVLDRLGRKVTLFTGYMLCSICCLAFSFTPDSMYVLSLILFLMGKFSTGVIFTSLYLFTSELYPTRHRHSFLGFSSMLGRIGSVVSPLTPPLMVYWSGIPSMLFAIMAALAGFLILTQPETRGLKVPDTFEDAEQIGK; this comes from the coding sequence ATGGCAGGCGACTATGTATTTACAGCGGGGAAGTTACCGTATAGATGTGCTGTGCCGTTATGTGATCACCAACCTCCAGACTATTCACCCGAATGGATATTGAACGCCATCCCAGAGAGATCAACGGGCTTTGAAGATTGTTCTCGCTATGCTAACATAATAAACACCACCACATTACCGAACAATACGTGTTCCGCTGACCTTTTTAACAGAAGTATGACAATTCCTTGTGACGGATATGTGTATAGTAGAACGAACACGGTTGTTTATGATTTCGGTCTGGAATGCCAGGAGTGGCTCAGAGCACTGGCCGGGACTTTAAACAGTCTGGGTGCAATGATCGCTCTGCCTTTAGCCGGATTCGTCTCCGACTATTTTGGTCGACGTATTTCAGTTGTGTTTTTTGCATTCAATGTCGCTTTAGTGGGCTTAGTTAAAGCCTTTTCCGTAAATTATACTATGTACGTagttttacaatttttacaCACAGCAATAGGAGGTGGACTTTACAGTGCAGCTTATATATTAGCAACAGAACTAGTTGGTCCTAAATTTCGCGTTCCAACGAGCGCTACAATGTCATCTATGTTTGCCCTCGGTCAAGCATTGTTGGGTGGGATTGCTGCAGCCGTGCCCGAATGGCGTAAGCTGACATTGACATTATTTATTCCTGTATTTTCGATACTTTCTTACTATTGGATCGTATCAGAAAGTCACCGATGGCTACTTAGTAAAAATAAGAACTACGAGGCCAGGAGCGTGTTAGAGAAAGCagccaaattaaataaaagaataatttccGAAAATGCGATGACAATTCTCCTCACATCAATTCCTAAATTAAGTAAAGAAAAATCAGATATTAGTAATAAACCGTTATTTATTCGAGTTTTAAAATCGCCAGTGATGTTACGTAGATGTTGCACTACACCTGTATATTGGATAGCGACAACGTTCATTTATTATGGTTTATCAATTAACTCTGTTAGTTTATCTGGAAATATGTATTTGAATTACGTACTAACAGCTCTTATTGAAATACCTGGTTATTGGACAGCTTTTCTAGTATTGGATAGACTGGGCCGAAAGGTTACTCTGTTCACTGGTTATATGTTGTGTTCAATATGTTGTTTAGCATTTTCTTTTACACCTGACAGTATGTACGTTTtatctttgattttatttttaatgggtAAGTTCAGCACAGGGGTCATTTTTACGTCCTTGTACCTATTTACTTCTGAACTCTATCCAACCAGACATCGCCATTCATTTCTAGGCTTTTCTTCAATGTTAGGCCGAATTGGTTCCGTAGTATCACCACTAACGCCACCTCTAATGGTATATTGGTCGGGAATTCCATCGATGCTTTTCGCAATCATGGCAGCCCTAGcaggatttttaatattaacacagCCTGAAACACGTGGTTTAAAAGTACCAGACACATTTGAAGATGCCGAACAAATaggaaaatag